The region GCAACCATTGATATAGATGATGAGATTGATTTAAAAACAGCTGAGAAATCAGGAAACTTCAAAGAGCTTATTGAGTATATAGATGACCAAATAAGAGAACTACTAACTGGAGGAAATCTTACAGGAAATGTAAAAGGTGGTTCACACGCTGCAGCTAATGTACACAATGAGATTAGAGAAGATTTAGCTAGAGCTGATGAAAACATTGTAAATAAAGTCATCAGACAAGTTGTAAAACTATTTAAAGAAGGAAACTATCTAAACGATGATATCCAAGCAAAATTAAAAGATAAAGATGATCCAAACAAAGAGTTAGTTGATAGAGACAAAGTTATAGCTGATATGGGATATAGACCTAAAAAAGAGTATATAGAAAAAACCTATAACATAGAAGTAGAAGATGCAGCACCACCTCAAGAACAAGCTATGATACAAAACCATAAGATGAGTTTTAGTAAAGCTTTACCTCAAGATGAGTTAGACTATCAAACTCAAAATATAGATACCTCAAATCCACTAACATTTCAAAAGCAAATTTTAGAAATAGTTGAAAATAGTAGGTCTTATGATGAAGTGCAAAAGAAACTTTTAAGTTTATCAAAGAACATAAATACAAATGATCTATATGACAACCTAGTAAAGTATATGACAAACTCAAGCATACAAGGTGTAGCTGAGATAGAGGATGAGAACCCAAATGGTTAGATTTGATTTTAATCTAGAACCAAAAGAGGCTGTTGAGTACCTAAAAAACAAAGGGTATAAACTAAGCTTTGATTATACAGATGTTAGCAAAGAGGCACACCACAAAGCTTTTACAGTAGCTAAAATGACAAGTTTAGATTTATTAACAGATGTACACCAAGCACTTTTAAAAGCTATGAAAAATGGTACAGGTTTCGATGAGTTTCAAAAAAACATCCAACCAACCTTAGAAAAAAAAGGTTGGTGGGGATTAAAAGATATAGTTAATCCTAGTACAGGAGAGGTCAAAACTATAAATATAGGTTCAAGTAGACTAAGAACCATCTATGAAACTAACATGAGAACTGCTTACAATGTAGCTAGAGAGCAACAAATGGATAAGTTACCTTTGTCTGTTTATAGAAGATATGTTTCAGCCTTATTAGAAAATACTAGAGATTCACATAGAGCTTTACATGGAATCATAAAACATAAAGATGATGAGTTCTGGGTTCTAAACTCACCACCAAATGATTTTAACTGCAAGTGTAGAAAACAAGCTGTTAGTAAAAGGGAAATGAAAAAGCAAGGCTGGAGCATAACAGAAGGTAAACTAGAGGATATCGCTTCAGATGAATTTGCATACGATATAGCAGAACATAAATATAAACTTGACAATCTATACTTCCAAAAGGTACAAGCCTTAAGATGTCAGCAAAAAGCTTTTGCAAAAAACAAAAAGGTTTTATGCCCTTTTGAGGAGACTATAAAAGAAAATTATAAAAGTGATATGCTAAGTTTAAGACCTAGCAAACAAGAGTGGGATAAATTTGTAGATGATAGTTTAGATAAAAGTATTAAAAACCACCAATCCGTATATTTGGGTTTTTTAACGATGGTTAAAGGTTTAGAAAAATACTTAGATAAGACCCCTCCAAAAAGTGATTTAATACTTGCTGATACAGGAACTATAAGAAATCTAAGAGCAAAGGGTGCAGATAACTCTAATGCACAAAATCCTAAAAATGTTTTAACAATAGATCAAATAAAAGAACTACACACTAAGATACATATTCCAGATGAGATTTATGATGATGGAGATATATTATTAATTTATGATATAGATAAAGGGAAAAGCAAATTAGTAATAAAAATTGATTATGAGTCGAAAAAATATATTTATAATGATATTTATTCAGGTCAAGTTTATGATGATGTTGGAAGTCTTAAATACAACGTTTTAAAAGATGCAAAAAAGATAAAATAGGCAAGTAGCCGGGAATCGAACCCGGGACCCGATGTGATTTACACCCGAAAATGTAAATCCTCACCCGTTCTACCGCTGAAACTTACTTACTTGCCTACTTTTATATAAAAATTATAACATATTAGGAGATATTATGCAAATAAACACTACAGGACTTGACGACCTACAAGCAAAACTTATCAACATACAAGAAAAGATTGAGAACACACAGCCACTTATGGGTGAGTTGTCAAATCATCTTGAAAATATAGTTTTAAATAGTTTTGAAAAACAGATGTCTCCAGATGGTAAACCTTGGAGTCCTATTAAAGCAAGAAAAACAGATCCACACCCAGAGAAGATACTGTATTCTTCAGGGAATTTGCAAGGAAGCTTATATTCAAAAGCCACAAAAGATTCAGCTATAGTTGGACTAAATGCTGTGTCAAATAGTTTTCAATACCCACTAACACATCAATTTGGAACAGATAAAGCAGGAAGAAATAAGAAAGTTACGATAGTAGCACGTCCATTTATGCCTGTTGATGCAGAGGGAAAAGTATATGCTGGAGTAGAAGATGAGTTATTAGAGCTAGTAGAAGACTATATTGAAGAGTTTTTGATATAATCAAAATAAAAAAGGCTATACATGGACTCAAGTATTATAAGTGCATTAAGTGGTTTAGGTGGTGCATCTATTGGTGGTTTAGTTTCTTATTGGGTAATGAAAGAAAACAATAAACATAATTTAGAGATTAAAAACTTAGAGTTTAGGCAAAAGCTACTTGTAGACATAAGTATGATTTCATCAAAGTATTTTTACAAAGTACATATTTTATTTAATATTATTGGAATGAAAGAAATTGCTGGAACAAATATAGAATTTATTGATGAAAAGTATAAGTTGCAATTCCATGAAGATAATTTAGTTTATAATTCAAGAACTGAAGAACTTTTAGAAATAGAATCTAAACTTAATATACTAAATTTAGAAGAGGTATTTAAAATTATAAATACGTATGATGTTAGTATTTTAGAATTTAGAAAATTGATTGCTGAAAATAAAATAGCCTTTCCTTTTCCTGATGAGACAGCAACTTTTGTTAAAGATGTAAATAAATTAAAAATCAAATATTATGAAGAATTACAAAAAGAACTAAAGAAGTTAAAATAAGCTAGAAGCTTGTCTAGCTTCTTTTGTTATATCCTGAATTTGCCTTTCTGTTAAGTTATATTTTTTTGATAATTTTTTTGTTAGACCTATTTCTCCAACACATTTTTTATACTCCTTTAAAATTTCTTCATTTCTAAGAGTTGTTTTATAAGAAGGTATATAGTAAGTAGTGCCACCAAACTCTTTGATTACAGCTTCTAAATCAGTATCATCTTTTTTTATAAACTTAAAAAACTCTTCAAATAAGTCAAGATTAGTAATTGCAGACACTTCTATCCCCTTTCATTTCTTTTTTGAAAGTATATCAAATTTAATTGCAATATGCAAGATAATATTATTTTATATTTCAATAAGTCATTAATTTATAATAGTATTACATTTTGTGATTAATTAGGCTATAAGAAGATTTATAGCCTTTGCTTGTGAATTAAGCGTGTAGATTTTTTATAGGATTATTTATTTAAAGTTATTTCCAAATAACATCATAGCCAAGGCTTTTCAACTTATCTTGTAAATAATTAATATCTTT is a window of Halarcobacter sp. DNA encoding:
- a CDS encoding DUF935 family protein; the protein is MIVDKNGKPISASKNEVKNDKRTNFKFSSKVKSLVDSLIELPVQSSWLNQYEIDKINRDSTVIAAKARRKSATLKKEILITCDDDIIKENLEETFNYDVINSILDIPFQGFGVFELVWKEKDGIYYPELIERYYREFLLKDRVLKYAPYGIPQDIPIYKAVHGVYEAKPDKPYGQPLYNPLFWLIEFKNASMEFWVELLERFGTPWVIAKTEGNKDELADEIYNMLGGDGATIDIDDEIDLKTAEKSGNFKELIEYIDDQIRELLTGGNLTGNVKGGSHAAANVHNEIREDLARADENIVNKVIRQVVKLFKEGNYLNDDIQAKLKDKDDPNKELVDRDKVIADMGYRPKKEYIEKTYNIEVEDAAPPQEQAMIQNHKMSFSKALPQDELDYQTQNIDTSNPLTFQKQILEIVENSRSYDEVQKKLLSLSKNINTNDLYDNLVKYMTNSSIQGVAEIEDENPNG
- a CDS encoding phage minor head protein — its product is MVRFDFNLEPKEAVEYLKNKGYKLSFDYTDVSKEAHHKAFTVAKMTSLDLLTDVHQALLKAMKNGTGFDEFQKNIQPTLEKKGWWGLKDIVNPSTGEVKTINIGSSRLRTIYETNMRTAYNVAREQQMDKLPLSVYRRYVSALLENTRDSHRALHGIIKHKDDEFWVLNSPPNDFNCKCRKQAVSKREMKKQGWSITEGKLEDIASDEFAYDIAEHKYKLDNLYFQKVQALRCQQKAFAKNKKVLCPFEETIKENYKSDMLSLRPSKQEWDKFVDDSLDKSIKNHQSVYLGFLTMVKGLEKYLDKTPPKSDLILADTGTIRNLRAKGADNSNAQNPKNVLTIDQIKELHTKIHIPDEIYDDGDILLIYDIDKGKSKLVIKIDYESKKYIYNDIYSGQVYDDVGSLKYNVLKDAKKIK
- a CDS encoding phage virion morphogenesis protein; its protein translation is MQINTTGLDDLQAKLINIQEKIENTQPLMGELSNHLENIVLNSFEKQMSPDGKPWSPIKARKTDPHPEKILYSSGNLQGSLYSKATKDSAIVGLNAVSNSFQYPLTHQFGTDKAGRNKKVTIVARPFMPVDAEGKVYAGVEDELLELVEDYIEEFLI
- a CDS encoding Mor transcription activator family protein; this encodes MSAITNLDLFEEFFKFIKKDDTDLEAVIKEFGGTTYYIPSYKTTLRNEEILKEYKKCVGEIGLTKKLSKKYNLTERQIQDITKEARQASSLF